In the Gemmatimonadaceae bacterium genome, GGGCGCTCGCCGGGGCAGGCATCCTCGCGTCCGTCGCCGCCGGTGGCGCGTGGTTCTCCAACCGACACTCGGCGTCGACCACCTCGACGCCGGCACCGGCCGTCGCGATAACCGCGACCAAGTCCATCGCCGTGATGCCGCTCGTCAACATCAGCCGCGACACGAGCGACGCGTACTTTGCCGCGGGGATGACCGCCGAGGTGACGAATGCGTTGAGCCGAATCCCCGGACTCCGTGTTGCGTCGGGAACCGAGAGTGCCGCCCGTGCCCAGGCCGCAAGCCCGATCGAGCTGGCGAAGGCGCTCAACGCCAACATGGTGTTGGTCGGAACGGTGCAGCGTGAAGGTGGTCGGATGCGCGTGACCGCGCGGCTGGTGAATACCGCCGACGGATTCACTGTGTGGTCGGACATGTTCGAGCGCGAATCGAAGGACGTGTTCAAGGTTCAAGACGACATCTCGAACGCGATCGTCGCCGCGATTTCGCCGGAGCTGTCCGGCACACCGCCAACCGCGGCAACGCCGGCGGCGGCCGCCAAGATCGCCGGCGTGAACGATCACGGCACCGCCGACCTGCAGGCCTACGATCTCTACCTCCGCGGCCGGTACTTCTTCGACAAGCGTGGCGAGAAGAGCTTGCGCCGCGCGCTCGACTACTTCGAGCAAGCAACAAAGAGAGACTCGACGTTCGCCCGAGCATACGCCGGCATCGGCAGTGCCTATGCCCTTCTGCCGCTGTACGCGCACGTTCGCGCCGACTCGGTTCAGCCGCTCGCGCTCGCCGCGATCAATCGTGCTGTGTCGCTCGACAGCACGCTGCCCGACGCCTTTGCGTCGCGCGCCACGCTCCTCCAGGCGAGCTGGCGCTGGGCCGAGGCCGAGCGCGACTATCAGCGCGCGCTGAAGCTTGACCCCAGCTATGAGGCGGCGCGTCAGTGGTATGGCGAGATGTTGCTTCTCAACAACCGAACGTCAGAATCGGTCGCGCAGCTGAAACGAGCCACTGAGCTCGATCCGCTCTCGCCAATCGCGTTCGCGTCCTACGGACTGGCCCTCGCTGTCGCGCAATCGGCCGACGCCGCGATCGCCGCTGGTCGACGCGCCGTCGAGCTCGACTCGACGTTCGTCGTCGCCCGTTTCATGCTCGGTGGCGTGTACGCCGAATTCGGCCGCTTCCCCGAGGCCATTCGCGAGCTCGAGGCCGCGGCCCGGCTCGATACGACATCGGTTCACGCGCTCAGCCTGTTGGGATATGCGTATGCCAAATCTGGTAACAAGCAGCGCGCACTGGCATTGGCCAAGGGTCTCGAGGCGGACGCCGGACATCGCGTGAGCGGCGCCGGGGCAGGAGCGGCGCGCATCTACATCGCTCTTGGTGATAACCCGCGCGCCATGTCGTTGCTCGAGCGTGCCGTGGCCGATCACGACGCGTTCTTCTCGAGTGAATCGCTGGCGGAGAATTTCTTCGACCCGCTGCGCGGCGACCCGCGATTCATCGCCATCGTCCGCGGCACGGGTCTCGATCCCAAATTGGCACAGCGGAGCGCGCCGTAGGTCGGTGGAACGGTGGAACGTCCCACAGGTCGAGTCGTCATCATGGTAATGA is a window encoding:
- a CDS encoding protein kinase codes for the protein MTVLRDELQRTLGTLYTIERELGGGGMSSVFVARDNSLGRTVVVKVLPYELAATVSVDRFKREIMLSAALQHPHIVPVLSAGETDGLPFFIMPFVEGESLRARLSRGPLSVREAVSILKDVARALVYAHSRGIIHRDIKPDNILLSSGSATVTDFGVAKALSASREGKAPTSTRTGTITLVGTSIGTPAYMAPEQAAGDPNTDHRADLYALGIVGYEMLIGTPPFHGRAPQQLLAAQLTEAPPPIASRRYDVPEALASLIMRLLEKEPANRPKNASEVARALEDPAVVSGTFLSMPAPKSARPKPVLWALAGAGILASVAAGGAWFSNRHSASTTSTPAPAVAITATKSIAVMPLVNISRDTSDAYFAAGMTAEVTNALSRIPGLRVASGTESAARAQAASPIELAKALNANMVLVGTVQREGGRMRVTARLVNTADGFTVWSDMFERESKDVFKVQDDISNAIVAAISPELSGTPPTAATPAAAAKIAGVNDHGTADLQAYDLYLRGRYFFDKRGEKSLRRALDYFEQATKRDSTFARAYAGIGSAYALLPLYAHVRADSVQPLALAAINRAVSLDSTLPDAFASRATLLQASWRWAEAERDYQRALKLDPSYEAARQWYGEMLLLNNRTSESVAQLKRATELDPLSPIAFASYGLALAVAQSADAAIAAGRRAVELDSTFVVARFMLGGVYAEFGRFPEAIRELEAAARLDTTSVHALSLLGYAYAKSGNKQRALALAKGLEADAGHRVSGAGAGAARIYIALGDNPRAMSLLERAVADHDAFFSSESLAENFFDPLRGDPRFIAIVRGTGLDPKLAQRSAP